Proteins from one Romboutsia sp. CE17 genomic window:
- the metK gene encoding methionine adenosyltransferase, which produces MARHLFTSESVTEGHPDKICDQISDAILDALLEQDSESRVACETAVTTGLVFVAGEISTKAYVDIPKLVRDTVREIGYDRAKYGFDCDTCSVITSIDEQSGDIAMGVDEALENRDGEQVEDEIEKVGAGDQGIMFGFACNETKELMPLPISLAHKLARRLTEVRKSGLLEYLRPDGKTQVTVEYEGNTPVRVHTVLISTQHGEEVSNEKIREDLIKHVISYVIPTELLDEETMIYINPTGRFVIGGPQGDTGLTGRKIIIDTYGGYSRHGGGAFSGKDPTKVDRSAAYAARYVAKNIVAAGLASKCEIELAYAIGVAKPLSIFIDTFGTGEVSEERLVQLVNNNFDLRPGAIIRDLELRKPIYRKVAAYGHFGRTDLDLPWERTDKAEILRKEALEFVMA; this is translated from the coding sequence ATGGCAAGACATTTATTTACATCCGAATCAGTTACTGAAGGTCATCCAGATAAAATCTGTGATCAAATATCAGATGCAATATTAGATGCATTATTAGAACAGGATAGTGAATCAAGAGTAGCTTGTGAAACAGCAGTAACAACAGGACTAGTATTTGTAGCAGGGGAAATAAGTACAAAAGCTTATGTAGATATACCAAAATTAGTAAGAGATACAGTAAGAGAAATAGGATATGATAGAGCTAAATATGGATTTGACTGTGATACTTGCTCAGTTATAACCTCAATAGATGAACAATCTGGAGATATAGCTATGGGTGTTGATGAAGCTTTAGAAAATAGAGATGGAGAACAAGTAGAAGATGAGATTGAAAAAGTAGGTGCTGGGGATCAAGGTATAATGTTCGGTTTTGCATGTAATGAAACTAAAGAATTGATGCCACTTCCAATATCTTTAGCTCATAAATTAGCAAGGAGATTAACGGAAGTTAGAAAATCTGGATTATTAGAGTATTTAAGACCAGATGGAAAAACTCAAGTTACAGTTGAATATGAAGGAAATACTCCTGTAAGAGTTCACACTGTTCTTATATCCACTCAACATGGAGAAGAAGTAAGTAATGAAAAAATTAGAGAAGATTTAATAAAGCACGTAATATCATATGTTATACCAACTGAATTATTAGATGAAGAAACTATGATATATATAAACCCAACAGGGAGATTCGTTATAGGTGGTCCACAAGGAGATACAGGACTTACTGGAAGAAAGATAATAATAGATACCTATGGAGGATACTCAAGGCATGGAGGGGGAGCATTCTCTGGAAAAGATCCTACAAAAGTTGATAGATCAGCAGCTTATGCAGCAAGATATGTTGCTAAAAATATAGTTGCAGCAGGGCTTGCTAGCAAATGTGAAATAGAGCTTGCATACGCAATTGGTGTTGCAAAGCCACTATCAATATTTATAGATACTTTTGGAACTGGTGAAGTTAGTGAAGAAAGATTAGTACAATTAGTTAACAATAATTTTGATTTAAGACCAGGAGCTATAATAAGGGACTTAGAGCTTAGAAAACCTATTTATAGAAAAGTTGCAGCATATGGACATTTTGGTAGGACAGATTTAGACTTACCATGGGAAAGAACAGATAAAGCGGAAATTTTAAGAAAAGAAGCATTAGAATTTGTAATGGCTTAA
- a CDS encoding arsenic metallochaperone ArsD family protein → MKKMKIFESAECTVEQTPGAKKDLELMRVHIILSTLRSNGIDVERYNIVYDKSPFIENKKVYMILEDDGIESLPIIVIDDEVVMVGRYPSRGEFAKLLGISKNILINKQNNGILRYLDM, encoded by the coding sequence ATGAAAAAAATGAAAATTTTTGAATCAGCAGAGTGTACAGTAGAACAAACTCCTGGTGCTAAAAAAGATTTGGAACTTATGCGAGTTCATATAATATTAAGTACATTAAGAAGTAATGGTATAGATGTCGAACGCTATAATATAGTTTATGATAAATCTCCATTTATTGAAAATAAAAAAGTATATATGATATTAGAAGATGATGGGATTGAGAGTTTACCTATAATAGTCATAGATGATGAAGTTGTAATGGTTGGAAGATACCCATCTAGAGGAGAATTTGCTAAACTATTAGGAATATCAAAAAATATACTAATAAATAAACAAAATAATGGAATTTTAAGATATTTAGACATGTGA
- a CDS encoding DUF4397 domain-containing protein translates to MDCIKIKSGTSLLRVFHAAPQSLPVDVYINEKLAFSNLKYKEFSNYKILSEGEYRIDVFVAGDMTKPIISGALELEEGQILTIAAIGDKDKLELLVIDDHSDKFANTEKSSFRAVHLSPNTPNIDIYVNGKDLITDLEYKQNTSYLDVKQDRYNMDVVLSESEMMVLCFSSTLKVDRIYTIYIIGDLPNLEAIQSVDGNTYLCKS, encoded by the coding sequence TTGGATTGTATAAAAATTAAAAGTGGAACATCTTTGTTAAGAGTATTTCATGCAGCGCCGCAGTCATTGCCTGTAGATGTATATATAAATGAAAAACTAGCCTTTAGTAATCTCAAGTATAAGGAATTTTCAAATTATAAAATATTATCTGAAGGTGAGTATAGAATAGATGTATTTGTAGCAGGAGATATGACAAAGCCTATTATAAGTGGAGCTCTAGAGTTAGAAGAAGGGCAAATATTAACTATAGCCGCTATTGGAGACAAAGATAAATTAGAATTATTAGTTATAGATGATCATTCAGATAAATTTGCAAATACAGAGAAAAGTTCTTTTAGAGCAGTACACTTATCTCCAAACACGCCCAATATAGATATCTATGTTAATGGGAAAGATTTAATAACAGATTTAGAATATAAGCAAAATACAAGTTATTTAGATGTTAAGCAAGATAGATACAATATGGATGTAGTATTAAGTGAAAGCGAAATGATGGTTTTATGTTTCTCATCTACATTAAAGGTTGATAGAATATATACTATATATATAATAGGGGATTTGCCAAACCTAGAAGCAATTCAATCTGTAGATGGAAATACTTACTTATGTAAGAGTTAA